Proteins encoded by one window of Superficieibacter sp. HKU1:
- a CDS encoding NAD-dependent succinate-semialdehyde dehydrogenase, whose translation MAYQTINPFTNELIKQYPAHSDADVDVALQKADALYHSDWAKGDIDQRLPVLHKLAYLLDTQNEELAKIASREMGKLIEQSRAEVKLCAQIARYYADRAKAFLAPVKYDSELGDAWVEHHPIGVLMAVEPWNFPYYQLMRVLAPNLAAGNPIIVKHASIVPHCAETFEHLVREAGAPDGAYTNLFISSDQVAAIIEDDRVQGVALTGSEKAGGIVAAQAAKKLKKATLELGGNDVFVVLDDSDLEKAVKVGVQARLQNAGQVCTAAKRFIIHEKVADAFLSKFTDAFREVKLGDPLDESTTLGPLSSKDAVETLTKQVDEAVKNGAKVHAGGKPVEHQGNFFEPTILTHITRDNPAYFEEFFGPVAQVYVVKDDDEIVKLANDSHYGLGGAIFSQNIERAKRLASRIETGMVYINSLTDTAAELPFGGVKRSGFGRELSDLGIKEFVNQKLVVVSHQ comes from the coding sequence ATAAATCCTTTTACCAATGAGCTAATTAAACAGTATCCGGCGCACAGCGACGCGGATGTGGACGTCGCGCTGCAGAAAGCCGACGCGCTATATCATTCAGACTGGGCGAAAGGCGATATCGACCAGCGCCTGCCGGTACTGCACAAACTTGCCTATCTGCTGGATACGCAAAACGAAGAACTGGCAAAAATCGCCAGCCGCGAGATGGGTAAGCTTATTGAACAAAGTCGCGCCGAAGTGAAGCTGTGTGCCCAGATTGCGCGTTATTACGCGGATCGCGCAAAAGCGTTCCTGGCCCCCGTGAAGTATGACTCTGAACTGGGCGACGCATGGGTGGAACATCATCCCATCGGCGTATTGATGGCAGTAGAGCCATGGAATTTCCCGTACTATCAGTTGATGCGCGTGCTGGCACCAAACCTGGCGGCGGGTAATCCGATTATCGTTAAACATGCGAGCATCGTGCCGCACTGTGCCGAAACATTTGAACATCTGGTCCGCGAGGCGGGGGCACCTGACGGCGCATATACCAATCTGTTTATCTCTTCCGATCAGGTTGCGGCGATTATTGAGGATGACCGTGTGCAGGGCGTGGCGCTGACGGGTTCAGAAAAAGCCGGTGGCATTGTGGCTGCACAAGCCGCGAAGAAGCTGAAAAAAGCCACCCTGGAGCTGGGCGGTAACGATGTCTTTGTGGTGCTGGACGACAGCGACCTGGAAAAGGCCGTGAAGGTGGGCGTACAGGCGCGTCTGCAAAATGCCGGGCAGGTGTGTACGGCCGCCAAGCGCTTTATTATCCATGAGAAAGTGGCCGATGCCTTCCTCAGTAAATTCACCGACGCCTTCCGCGAAGTAAAACTCGGCGATCCGCTGGATGAGAGCACCACGCTTGGCCCGCTCTCCTCAAAAGATGCCGTAGAGACGCTGACCAAACAGGTCGATGAGGCCGTGAAAAACGGGGCGAAAGTGCATGCTGGCGGTAAGCCGGTAGAGCACCAGGGAAACTTCTTTGAGCCGACGATCCTGACCCATATTACCCGCGATAACCCGGCGTATTTTGAAGAGTTTTTCGGCCCGGTTGCGCAGGTTTACGTGGTGAAAGACGATGATGAGATTGTGAAACTGGCTAACGATTCACACTACGGGCTGGGCGGAGCGATCTTCAGCCAGAATATTGAACGCGCAAAACGTCTGGCGTCACGCATTGAAACCGGGATGGTCTATATCAACTCTCTGACCGATACGGCGGCGGAACTGCCTTTCGGCGGTGTTAAACGTTCCGGCTTCGGGCGCGAACTGTCTGATTTAGGGATTAAAGAGTTTGTGAACCAGAAACTGGTGGTGGTGAGTCATCAGTAA
- a CDS encoding RICIN domain-containing protein: MIGMFKYAACPTMVLGVSDQQTGAPLALRKIESELRKILWSVNEKTGEISLVASDSLLVDISGNRIVLQQRDAGKLSQKWDIATTRGFIRSKQNSSNVIDSYNRGTGEGNAIIL; this comes from the coding sequence ATGATTGGCATGTTTAAATATGCTGCTTGCCCAACAATGGTTTTAGGCGTTTCCGATCAGCAAACCGGAGCGCCGCTGGCTTTACGAAAAATTGAATCCGAGCTGCGAAAAATCCTGTGGTCGGTAAATGAGAAAACTGGCGAAATTTCGCTGGTAGCCAGTGATTCACTGTTGGTGGATATTAGCGGTAATCGTATTGTTTTACAGCAGCGTGATGCTGGTAAACTTTCCCAAAAATGGGATATAGCAACAACGCGCGGTTTTATTCGCAGCAAACAAAACAGCAGTAATGTTATTGATAGCTATAATCGTGGGACGGGTGAGGGTAATGCCATTATCCTTTAG